CAGTGGACATCGGCGGTTACTACCACGCCAATGCCGAGCTGATCAGCAAGGCCATGCGCCCAAGCGCAACCCTCAACGCGGCGATTGCTGCGCTGGTATAAGGTTGTAAAGGGAACATCACAAACCCCGGCCATGCGCCGGGGTTTGTGTTTATGCCTTCCGCCCAGGAGATTCAATCAATGCAATGGCTCCCCCACATCACCGTCGCCACCATCGTCGAGGACAACGGTCGTTTCCTGATGGTCGAGGAACACAAGGCCGGACGTAATGTGCTCAATCAGCCCGCCGGTCATCTGGACCCGGACGAAACCCTGATCGAAGCCGCCGTGCGCGAAACCCTCGAAGAAACCGGCTGGGACGTCGAACCCACCAGCGTGATAGGCATTTATCTGTACACCGCACCGAGCAACGGCGTGACTTACCAGCGCGTATGCTTCAGCGCCAAAGCCGTGAAACACCACCCGGATTACCAACTGGACGACGGCATCGTCGGCGCCAAGTGGCTGACCCGCGACGAATTATTGGCCCAGCGCGACAACTGGCGCAGCGAGCTGATCATCCGCTGCATCGATGATTATCTGGCCGGCAATCGCTTCGGTCTCGAACTGATCCGCCCTTCCCTTTAGCCTTGAGGCCGTGAGCCTGATAGAATCGCGTCCTTTTTCAAGACACTCATTGAATCCCTATGCGTGATCCAGCCCCTTCTGACACATCCAAGAAGCGCGTCATTGTCGGCATGTCCGGCGGCGTGGACTCTTCCATTTCCGCTCTCCTGCTGATCGAGCAGGGTTATGAGGTGGAAGGCCTGTTCATGAAGAACTGGGAAGAAGACGACGGAACGGAATACTGCACCGCCATGGACGACCTGGCGGATGCCCAGGCCGTGTGCGACAAGATCGGTATCAAGCTGCATACCGCCAACTTCGCCGCCGAGTACTGGGACAACGTGTTCGAGCATTTCCTGGCCGAATACAAGGCCGGACGCACGCCGAACCCGGACATCCTGTGCAACCGCGAGATCAAGTTCAAGGCATTCCTCGACTACGCCATGATGCTCGGCGCCGACCTGATCGCCACCGGCCACTACGTGCGCCGCCGCGACATCGATGGCCGTACCGAACTGCTCAAGGGCCTGGACCCGAACAAGGATCAGAGCTACTTCCTGCACGCCGTCGGCGGTGAACAGATCGCCAAGACCCTGTTCCCGGTCGGTGAGCTGGAGAAACCGGAAGTCCGTGCCATTGCCGAGAAATACGAGCTGGCCACCGCCAAGAAGAAGGATTCCACCGGGATCTGCTTCATCGGCGAGCGTCGTTTCAGCGATTTCCTCAAGCAATACCTGCCGGCGCAACCGGGCGAGATCAAGACCACCGAAGGCGAAGTCATCGGCCGTCACCACGGCTTGATGTACCACACCATCGGCCAGCGTCAGGGCCTGGGCATCGGCGGCCTGAAAGACGCCGGCGACGAGCCGTGGTACGTGCTGCGCAAGGATCTGGACACCAACGAGCTGATCGTCGGCCAGGGCAACAACCATCCGTGGCTGTTCTCCAGCGCCCTGCTCGCCTCGGAAATCTATTGGGTCAACCCGATCGATCTGAGCCAGCCGCTGCGCCTGACTGCCAAGGTCCGTTATCGCCAGAGCGATCAGGCCTGCACCCTGGAAAAAACCGCGACCGGCTATCGCGCCGTGTTCGACGAGCCGCAACGCGCGGTCACGCCGGGCCAGTCGGTGGTGTTCTATGACGGCGAAATCTGCCTCGGTGGCGGCGTGATCGAAGTCGCCGAGCCGTGGAGCGGCCAGGCATGAGCCCGACCCAGGAGCAATTGACGGCTCTGGGCGGCGTGTTTCTCGCCGCCGTTCTGGTGGACCGGATCGCCAAGACCGGCCAGACCAACGAGGCCGGCCTGAGCTGCATGCTCGGCAGCCTGCTGGTTCGCGACCCCAAAGACACGCTGGACGTGTACGGCGGCGACGACATCAACCTGCGCGAGGGTTACCGCGCCTTGATCGGCGCCCTCGAACGCGACCCTAGCACCTTGCAGCGCGAGCCATTGCGCTACGCCCTGTCGATGCTCGGCCTCGAGCGACAACTGGCCAAACGCAACGACATGCTCGACGTGATCGGCAAGCGTCTGCCGCAGATCCAGTCGCAGGTCGAACATTTCGGCCCGGCCCACGAAAACGTGATCGCCGCGTGTGGCGCGTTGTATCAGGACACCCTGAGCACGCTGCGCCAACGCATTCAGGTGCACGGCGACATGCGCAACCTGCAGCAGCCGAGCAACGCCTCGAAGATTCGCGCCCTGCTGCTCGCCGGCATTCGTTCGGCACGCCTGTGGCGTCAGCTCGGCGGTCATCGCTGGCAGTTGGTGATCAGTCGTCGCAAGCTGCTCAAAGAGCTGTATCCGTTGATGCGCAGCGAGTAAATCGCCGCGCAATAAAAGCTTTGTAGTCTGTAACGCGTAATACGCCGGTCAGTTGGCGACGGACCGGCGGATTTTTTCATGTATGATACGCGCCCCATTTCGTTGCCCGACTGTCCGAGAACACCCCATGCAGCTCTCTTCGCTCACTGCGGTTTCCCCTGTTGACGGCCGCTACGCCGGCAAAACCCAGGCCCTGCGCCCGATTTTCAGCGAGTACGGCCTGATCCGTGCCCGCGTTCTGGTTGAAGTGCGCTGGCTCCAGCGCCTGGCCGCCCACGCCGGCATCCCGGAAGTGCCAGCCTTCTCCGCCGAAGCCAACGCCGTTCTGAACGAACTGGCCGAGAACTTCTCGCTGGAGCACGCCGAGCGCGTCAAAGAGATCGAGCGCACCACCAACCACGACGTGAAAGCGATCGAGTACCTGCTCAAGGAGCAGGCGGCCAAGCTGCCGGAACTGGCCAAGGTCAGCGAGTTCATTCACTTCGCCTGCACCAGCGAGGACATCAACAACCTGTCCCACGCCCTGATGCTGCGCGAAGGCCGTGACGACGTGATGCTGCCGCTGATGCGCCAGACCGCCAACGCCATCCGCGAACTGGCCCTGCGCTTTGCCGACGTGCCAATGCTGTCGCGCACCCACGGTCAGCCGGCCTCCCCGACCACTCTGGGTAAAGAGCTGGCGAACGTGGTTTACCGTCTCGAGCGCCAGATCGCTCAGGTCGCTGCCGTTCCGCTGCTGGGCAAGATCAACGGCGCTGTCGGCAACTACAACGCTCACCTGTCGGCCTACCCGCAGATCGACTGGGAAGCCAACGCCCGCGCCTTCATCGAAGACGAGCTGGGCCTGGCCTTCAACCCGTACACCACGCAGATCGAGCCGCACGACTACATCGCCGAGCTGTTCGACGCCATTGCGCGCTTCAACACCATCCTGATCGACTTCGACCGTGACATCTGGGGCTACATCTCCCTGGGTTACTTCAAGCAGCGCACCATCGCCGGCGAAATCGGTTCTTCGACCATGCCGCACAAGGTCAACCCGATCGACTTCGAAAACTCCGAAGGCAATCTGGGCATCGCCAACGCGCTGTTCCAGCACCTGGCGAGCAAGCTGCCGATCTCCCGCTGGCAGCGCGACCTGACCGACTCCACCGTGCTGCGCAACCTCGGTGTCGGCTTCGCCCACAGCGTGATCGCGTACGAAGCCAGCCTCAAAGGCATCAGCAAACTCGAACTGAACGCTGACAAGATCGCTGCCGACCTGGACGCTTGCTGGGAAGTCCTGGCCGAGCCGATCCAGACCGTGATGCGTCGCTACAACATCGAAAACCCGTACGAGAAGCTGAAAGAACTGACTCGCGGCAAGGGCATCAGCCCTGAAG
This genomic window from Pseudomonas kribbensis contains:
- a CDS encoding NUDIX hydrolase yields the protein MQWLPHITVATIVEDNGRFLMVEEHKAGRNVLNQPAGHLDPDETLIEAAVRETLEETGWDVEPTSVIGIYLYTAPSNGVTYQRVCFSAKAVKHHPDYQLDDGIVGAKWLTRDELLAQRDNWRSELIIRCIDDYLAGNRFGLELIRPSL
- the mnmA gene encoding tRNA 2-thiouridine(34) synthase MnmA, encoding MRDPAPSDTSKKRVIVGMSGGVDSSISALLLIEQGYEVEGLFMKNWEEDDGTEYCTAMDDLADAQAVCDKIGIKLHTANFAAEYWDNVFEHFLAEYKAGRTPNPDILCNREIKFKAFLDYAMMLGADLIATGHYVRRRDIDGRTELLKGLDPNKDQSYFLHAVGGEQIAKTLFPVGELEKPEVRAIAEKYELATAKKKDSTGICFIGERRFSDFLKQYLPAQPGEIKTTEGEVIGRHHGLMYHTIGQRQGLGIGGLKDAGDEPWYVLRKDLDTNELIVGQGNNHPWLFSSALLASEIYWVNPIDLSQPLRLTAKVRYRQSDQACTLEKTATGYRAVFDEPQRAVTPGQSVVFYDGEICLGGGVIEVAEPWSGQA
- the hflD gene encoding high frequency lysogenization protein HflD → MSPTQEQLTALGGVFLAAVLVDRIAKTGQTNEAGLSCMLGSLLVRDPKDTLDVYGGDDINLREGYRALIGALERDPSTLQREPLRYALSMLGLERQLAKRNDMLDVIGKRLPQIQSQVEHFGPAHENVIAACGALYQDTLSTLRQRIQVHGDMRNLQQPSNASKIRALLLAGIRSARLWRQLGGHRWQLVISRRKLLKELYPLMRSE
- the purB gene encoding adenylosuccinate lyase, whose product is MQLSSLTAVSPVDGRYAGKTQALRPIFSEYGLIRARVLVEVRWLQRLAAHAGIPEVPAFSAEANAVLNELAENFSLEHAERVKEIERTTNHDVKAIEYLLKEQAAKLPELAKVSEFIHFACTSEDINNLSHALMLREGRDDVMLPLMRQTANAIRELALRFADVPMLSRTHGQPASPTTLGKELANVVYRLERQIAQVAAVPLLGKINGAVGNYNAHLSAYPQIDWEANARAFIEDELGLAFNPYTTQIEPHDYIAELFDAIARFNTILIDFDRDIWGYISLGYFKQRTIAGEIGSSTMPHKVNPIDFENSEGNLGIANALFQHLASKLPISRWQRDLTDSTVLRNLGVGFAHSVIAYEASLKGISKLELNADKIAADLDACWEVLAEPIQTVMRRYNIENPYEKLKELTRGKGISPEALQTFIDGLDMPAAAKAELKQLTPANYIGNAVAQAKRI